The proteins below come from a single Tribolium castaneum strain GA2 chromosome 9, icTriCast1.1, whole genome shotgun sequence genomic window:
- the LOC107397852 gene encoding odorant receptor 4 — translation MEQQRAIIETSLTFFKVLGIHPLKTLRKIPVLCLISSHLILFALVCLRFFYEKITFGLISDTFESTFTIVHVLAKFITLVIIKPTIKKLFETTNTFWLGKTFQKEFRHEVDADLRTLGLLLRLFLFFVSIVIVTFAIRPIFDDTLAIHCYVPEFIPRAIFIVFNNAVFAVSAFAVGSFDMFVCVMVVLITVQFKILNYSILGLDLGKVVTENDEKLCQKKIKIIVDYHDFLDRYLAKVSSIVSPALLVYFTIAPIVLCFELFFMSKSSNFAEIAKSCVYILGIVIELFFFFCLPATYLMVQTQLMITTVYNSGWENCYFLSVRKSLIIMMQRMQKETLLTAGKMIKINLETCTNAFRMALSFYTSLQILDDKSRE, via the exons ATGGAGCAACAAAGAGCAATCATCGAAACCAgtctaacatttttcaaagttttggGCATACATCCACTGAAAACCTTGCGCAAAATTCCTGTCCTGTGCCTAATTAGCTCCCATTTGATTTTATTCGCCTTGGTGTGTTTACGATtcttttacgaaaaaattactttcGGACTAATTTCCGACACCTTCGAATCTACTTTCACCATAGTCCAT GTCCTTGCCAAATTCATCACACTTGTGATAATTAAACCCACGATTAAAAAACTGTTCGAAACTACCAACACTTTCTGGCTGGGGAAAACCTTCCAGAAGGAGTTTCGACACGAAGTTGATGCAGATTTGCGAACTTTGGGGCTTCTTTTGCgcctttttctattttttgtcaGTATTGTAATTGTCACGTTTGCCATAAGGCCCATTTTTGACGACACTTTGGCCATTCATTGTTACGTACCGGAGTTTATCCCAAGAGcgatttttattgtctttaatAATGCTGTTTTCGCAGTTTCCGCGTTTGCGGTTGGATCGTTTGATATGTTTGTGTGTGTTATGGTCGTTTTGATTACAGTACAGTTCAAAATTctgaattattcaattttgggACTAGACTTGGGCAAAGTTGTGACAGAAAACGACGAAAAACTTTGCcaaaagaaaatcaaaatcatCGTAGATTATCATGATTTTTTGGACag ATACTTGGCTAAAGTTTCGTCAATTGTAAGTCCGGCCCTGCTTGTGTACTTCACAATTGCCCCAATTGTCCTTTgctttgaattatttttcatgtCGAAAAG TTCAAACTTTGCCGAAATTGCAAAATCGTGTGTCTACATCTTGGGAATTGTGATCgaattgtttttctttttctgtcTCCCTGCTACATACCTTATGGTTCAG accCAACTGATGATCACAACTGTTTATAATTCGGGTTGGGAAAACTGCTATTTTTTATCGGTTCGGAAAAGTTTGATAATTATGATGCAACGAATGCAAAAAGAAACTCTTCTGACGGCTggaaaaatgatcaaaatcAATCTAGAAACATGCACTAAT gCGTTCAGAATGGCGCTGTCTTTCTACACTTCTTTGCAAATTTTGGACGATAAGTCACGAGAGTAG
- the LOC663740 gene encoding hyaluronan mediated motility receptor: MSFSKAKIQRFNDVKECTPSPATYNVSLQEKVKLGLISKPGTYSKLGSPTRSETGSVHSTPCFQTPTLPLKKKKFLSFKSAKTSSQQEELREKIVECSNKDQYIRDLIEQIEEMTGKVNNLERENLRLLEEKNGCEGALSDLRQQHLEDNLKRTKKYEGINTNLQNVNKQLRQVRREYEELKSQNLVELSKLLSNIAKFQKLYDDSVKQSREETEALVKKLEDSEAKVVLLEDELRGKNKEHSKKVETLLAQHETLLKKFEENQIKAARLEGEFSQKLQEKNEEVEALLKKLEDNENELREKNEEHSKKVETLLAQHDTLLKKLEESQIKAARLEEEFSQKLQEKNQELEESEAKIALLERKNSEEHSKETRVLLKKLEESQAKVTLLEENFKDVKLLTDLQICDKIKEVEDGWKQKLEEKQREHEAILKECQAISEYTIIQSEVEKNQVKKLLEEKEQSHQALVKKFELLEEEVGFMKSEKHKYQLSISTFKDTIEVLKKRLFNSDRDVEQLKEELEKCEEKILTYEKKIAELSSQLLETQTANEELEMQYESTSKLMQNQVQTIEKNLLSKVEVLQNEAKQLKKDKQLLNEVLSQHHDQQKLLNEAQKAIEKSHSLIYDLENRQSELEDRVRSYKLKLDEETEEAAEIRKKYIEKSGKYDELAHQFEQLLQELDKAKDRIQELENLIGPYQEQLEAYQNELVVLTNEKNVFENEAKELSLKYAEILGHQNHSQKIKHIEDLKTKYLEKTKKNVDLEAKNLKLNKLIDKLSRQIEDMNKPGKKYKLVEDKENLASPKSLKGTQSPGPLKDKN; this comes from the exons atgtCGTTCTCCAAAGCCAAAATCCAAAGATTTAATGACGTTAAAG AGTGTACTCCATCACCGGCAACATACAATGTTTCCTTGCAAGAAAAAGTCAAACTCGGTCTAATTTCAAAACCAGGAACGTACTCAAAACTTGGGAGCCCCACGCGGTCAGAGACGGGCTCAGTTCACAGCACACCTTGTTTTCAAACA CCTACTTTGCCCTTGAAGAAAAAGAAGTTTTTATCGTTCAAAAGCGCGAAAACCAGCAGTCAACAAGAAGAACTGAGGGAAAAAATAGTCGAATGTAGTAATAAAGATCAATACATCAGGGATTTAATCGAACAAATTGAAGAAATGACCGGGAAAGTTAATAATCTGGAACGGGAGAATCTACGTTTACTTGAGGAAAAAAACGGGTGTGAGGGAGCCTTATCTGATTTGAGGCAACAACACCTTGAAGATAATCTTAAACGTACTAAAAAATACGAGGGGATAAACACCAATCttcaaaatgtaaacaaacagCTGCGTCAAGTTCGCCGAGAATATGAAGAACTGAAGTCGCAAAATTTGGTCGAGTTGAGCAAGTTGTTGAGCAATATTGCCAAGTTTCAGAAGTTGTACGACGACAGTGTGAAGCAAAGTCGCGAAGAAACTGAAGCACTGGTGAAGAAACTCGAAGATAGCGAAGCCAAAGTTGTGCTACTTGAAGATGAATTGAGGGGGAAGAATAAAGAACACAGCAAAAAAGTCGAAACGTTGCTAGCTCAGCATGAAACACTATTGAagaaatttgaagaaaaccaGATTAAAGCCGCACGGCTTGAAGGGGAATTTTCACAGAAGCTACAAGAGAAGAATGAAGAAGTCGAAGCACTGTTGAAGAAACTCGAAGATAATGAAAATGAGTTGCgggaaaaaaatgaagaacaCAGCAAAAAAGTCGAAACGTTGCTAGCTCAACATGACACACTATTGAAGAAACTTGAAGAAAGCCAGATTAAAGCTGCACGTCTTGAAGAGGAATTTTCACAGAAGTTACAAGAGAAGAATCAAGAACTTGAAGAAAGTGAAGCTAAAATCGCACTGCTTGAACGGAAGAACAGTGAAGAACATAGCAAGGAGACACGTGTTCTCTTGAAGAAACTTGAAGAAAGCCAAGCTAAGGTCACCCTTCTTGAAGAGAACTTCAAAGATGTGAAACTTCTGACTGATCTTCAAATATGCGACAAGATTAAAGAAGTTGAAGACGGATGGAAGCAAAAACTTGAAGAAAAACAAAGAGAACATGAAGCAATTCTAAAAGAGTGCCAAGCAATTAGTGAGTACACCATCATTCAAAGCGAAGTGGAGAAGAACCAAGTGAAGAAATTGCTTGAAGAGAAAGAACAATCCCACCAGGCCTTGGTGAAGAAATTTGAGCTGTTGGAAGAAGAAGTTGGCTTTATGAAGAGCGAGAAACACAAATACCAACTTTCAATCAGCACATTCAAGGACACTATTGAAGTTTTGAAGAAACGTTTGTTCAATTCGGACCGTGATGTTGAACAATTGAAGGAAGAACTGGAAAAATGTGAAGAAAAAATCCTAAcgtatgagaaaaaaattgcggAACTGTCGAGTCAATTGCTCGAAACTCAAACCGCAAATGAAGAACTGGAAATGCAGTACGAATCCACCTCTAAACTTATGCAAAATCAGGTCCAAACCATCGAAAAAAACCTATTATCCAAAGTTGAAGTTCTTCAAAACGAGGCCAAACAACTGAAGAAGGACAAGCAATTGTTAAACGAGGTTTTATCGCAACACCACGACCAACAAAAGCTACTAAACGAAGCACAAAAAGCTATCGAAAAATCGCACTCACTTATCTACGATTTGGAAAACAGACAATCAGAGTTGGAAGATAGAGTTCGTTCGTATAAATTAAAACTGGATGAAGAAACGGAAGAAGCCGCCGAAATCAGGAAGAAATACATCGAGAAGAGTGGGAAATACGACGAGTTGGCCCACCAATTCGAGCAACTCCTTCAGGAGCTGGACAAGGCCAAGGACCGCATCCAGGAGCTGGAGAATTTGATTGGCCCGTATCAGGAGCAACTGGAAGCGTACCAAAACGAACTCGTCGTGCTTACAAACGAGAAAAACGTCTTTGAGAATGAGGCCAAAGAGTTGAGTTTGAAGTACGCCGAAATTTTAGGACACCAGAACCACAGTCAGAAGATCAAACATATCGAAGATTTGAAGACCAAATATTTGGAAAAGACGAAGAAGAATGTGGATCTCGAAGCGAAAAACTTGAAGCTGAATAAGTTGATTGATAAGTTGTCAAGGCAAATTGAAGATATGAATAAACCAGGGAAGAAGTATAAACTCGTTGAGGATAAGGAGAATTTGGCTAGTCCCAAGAGTTTGAAAGGGACGCAAAGTCCGGGACCCCTCAAGGATAAAAATTAG